Proteins encoded in a region of the Bombyx mori chromosome 21, ASM3026992v2 genome:
- the LOC101735702 gene encoding uncharacterized protein LOC101735702 gives MMKEFVKALDKNNASFEYLCKKIPRLSDAKIKEGVFDGPQIRSLMADEKFDVTMNNTESDAWLAFKDAVNNFLGNNKHPDYKNKVANLLDKYQKLGCNMSIKLHFLDSHVDFFPDNLGDYSEEQGERFHQDIKTMETRYQGQWNVNMMADYCWSLTRDITEDTHKKNYTQTLFCRET, from the coding sequence ATGATGAAAGAGTTCGTTAAAGCATTGGATAAAAACAATGCTAGTTTTGAATACCTGTGTAAAAAAATTCCAAGATTATCTGATGCAAAAATTAAAGAAGGAGTGTTCGATGGACCGCAAATCAGATCTTTGATGGCTGATGAAAAATTTGATGTCACAATGAATAACACTGAATCAGATGCTTGGCTGGCGTTCAAAGATGCTGTCAACAATTTTCtaggaaataataaacatcCCGACTATAAAAATAAGGTTGCAAACTTATTGGATAAGTATCAAAAATTGGGGTGTAATATGAGCATAAAACTCCACTTTCTAGATTCACATGTGGACTTTTTTCCTGATAATCTTGGTGATTACAGTGAAGAACAGGGAGAAAGGTTTCATCAGGACATAAAAACTATGGAGACAAGGTACCAAGGTCAATGGAATGTGAATATGATGGCTGATTACTGCTGGTCACTGACACGTGATATTACTGAAGATACTCACAAAAAAAACTACACCCAGACGTTATTTTGTCGCGAAACGTAA
- the LOC105842506 gene encoding ankyrin repeat domain-containing protein 12, protein MEVGAVKQAFNNELILMKKSLNQAKTHTIHKLTRKAKTLTEKKTSEKLKQKLTRKAELAVKEVLEIKKIKPRDVAKFAITHTGELKNYLNKPTVDQERVCSRLLLHKSMQEKYKIIRRRFANIPIRDLFMSRQERLKLKKEEKEKKKHKKELKNRKTSNSGDWDIEEINTSNEHIVTENGNSDLSNEHDIINGSNKPSDIEEESEIESESKHDNAASELENEVDDSEQINIKSLESKELPTHKIKDYNNISDLPLPKKKETKQKPVKKQKENKNKNLNEKLSQRKFKKDTDVTQLVENKIVDPFFITSTGENYMSVAEPRQPDEFKEIHRQGNRKLRRAAMFGHVPKIKPRRNNYEGNNFNTNNFSRNREEDFSTKSSGRFDNSKPSNFNYKDNDNKKTFGGKNEDVAKKEEKLHPSWEAKKKQSGILPFQGKKIVFDES, encoded by the exons atgGAAGTCGGCGCTGTTAAACAAGCATTCAATAATGAG CTGATTCTTATGAAGAAAAGTTTAAATCAAGCCAAGACTCATACTatacacaaattgactagaaaAGCTAAAACATTAACTGAAAAGAAAACTTCAGAGAAACTTAAGCAAAAACTTACAAGGAAAGCAGAGCTTGCTGTAAAAGAAGTTTTAGAAATAAag AAAATCAAGCCTAGAGATGTGGCTAAATTTGCCATAACACACACCGGAGAACTGAAAAACTATTTGAACAAGCCAACGGTAGACCAAGAACGGGTCTGCTCTAGACTTCTCCTCCACAAATCTATgcaagaaaaatacaaaattataagaCGTAGATTTGCTAACATACCAATAAGGGATCTATTCATGTCAAGACAAGAacgattaaaattgaaaaaggaagaaaaagaaaagaagaaacatAAGAAAGAACTTAAAAACAGAAAGACTAGTAATTCAGGCGACTGGGATATTGAAGAAATTAACACTAGCAATGAACATATAGTAACTGAAAATGGTAACTCTGATTTATCTAATGAGCATGATATTATAAACGGTAGCAATAAACCCTCCGATATAGAAGAGGAAAGTGAAATTGAATCTGAAAGTAAACATGATAATGCTGCAAGCGAACTTGAAAATGAAGTGGATGATAGTGAgcaaattaacattaaatcacTAGAAAGTAAAGAACTGCCTacgcataaaataaaagactataataatatatcagatTTACCTTTGCctaaaaagaaagaaacaaaacaaaaaccagtaaagaaacaaaaagaaaacaaaaataagaatttgAATGAAAAGCTGTCACAAAGAAAGTTCAAAAAGGATACCGATGTAACTCAGttagttgaaaataaaatagttgACCCATTCTTTATTACTTCGACTGGTGAAAATTACATGTCTGTGGCTGAACCCAGACAACCGGATGAATTCAAAGAAATTCATAGACAAGGGAACAGAAAATTGAGAAGGGCGGCCATGTTTGGTCATGTCCCAAAAATTAAACCCAGACGAAATAATTATGAAGGAAATAactttaatacaaataatttcaGTAGAAATAGGGAGGAAGATTTTAGCACCAAATCAAGTGGAAGGTTTGATAATAGTAAACCATCTAATTTCAACTATAaagataatgataataaaaaaacatttggtGGTAAAAATGAGGATGTTGCAAAGAAAGAGGAAAAATTACATCCATCTTGGGAAGCCAAAAAAAAGCAATCTGGTATACTACCATTCCAAGGGAAGAAGATTGTATTCGACGAAAGTTAA